The Prevotella melaninogenica genome has a segment encoding these proteins:
- the recF gene encoding DNA replication/repair protein RecF (All proteins in this family for which functions are known are DNA-binding proteins that assist the filamentation of RecA onto DNA for the initiation of recombination or recombinational repair.), whose amino-acid sequence MQLEKLSIINYKNIQAATLNLSTKLNCFIGHNGEGKTNLLDAVYYLSFCKSAFNPKDSEVMRHDADYFVLEGDYCTDAGEHEQVYCGMKRGSKKHFKRNKKEYKRLSQHIGLVPLIFVSPADATLIEGGSEERRKLMDVVISQYDTPYIESLSRYNKALQQRNSLLKQEEEPDTTLLELLEMQMAEHGEAVYKKRAAFVEELTPVFQRIYQTICSEREQVSLEYVSHCQRGDLLDVIQRDRAKDRIMGYSLHGTHKDDLVMKLGGYPMKREGSQGQNKTYVLALKLAQFDFLRRTAGNNTPLLLLDDIFDKLDSSRVEQIVRLVSGDDFGQIFITDTNRDHLDKILQGSGFNYKLFSVEGGEINEREG is encoded by the coding sequence ATGCAATTAGAGAAACTATCCATTATCAACTATAAGAATATTCAGGCGGCAACATTAAATTTGTCGACTAAGCTTAACTGTTTTATTGGACATAATGGTGAGGGAAAGACTAATCTGCTTGATGCAGTCTATTATCTTTCGTTCTGTAAGAGTGCTTTTAATCCAAAGGATTCGGAAGTGATGCGCCATGATGCAGACTACTTTGTACTGGAAGGTGATTACTGTACGGATGCTGGTGAGCATGAACAGGTGTACTGCGGTATGAAGCGTGGCTCAAAGAAGCATTTTAAACGCAATAAGAAAGAATATAAACGACTGTCACAGCATATCGGACTGGTGCCATTGATTTTTGTTTCTCCAGCTGATGCAACCCTCATTGAAGGAGGAAGTGAGGAGAGAAGAAAGCTGATGGACGTGGTTATCTCGCAATACGACACACCTTATATAGAATCGCTCAGCCGATATAATAAGGCTTTACAACAGCGTAATAGCTTGCTGAAGCAAGAGGAAGAGCCAGATACTACACTTCTGGAACTACTTGAGATGCAGATGGCAGAGCATGGTGAAGCAGTATATAAGAAGCGGGCTGCCTTCGTAGAGGAGCTAACCCCTGTTTTCCAACGTATCTATCAGACTATCTGCAGTGAGCGAGAACAGGTATCACTCGAATATGTTTCGCATTGTCAGCGTGGCGACTTATTAGACGTTATTCAGCGTGATCGAGCAAAAGACCGTATTATGGGCTATTCGCTTCATGGCACGCATAAGGATGACTTAGTGATGAAACTTGGTGGCTATCCTATGAAACGGGAAGGAAGTCAGGGACAAAATAAGACATACGTATTAGCGCTGAAGCTTGCACAGTTTGATTTTCTCAGACGCACAGCAGGTAATAACACACCATTATTATTGCTGGATGACATCTTTGATAAGCTTGATAGTAGTCGAGTAGAACAGATAGTACGCTTGGTTTCTGGTGATGATTTCGGACAGATTTTCATCACAGATACAAACCGTGACCACT
- a CDS encoding tetratricopeptide repeat protein: MVNNKEQGTYEDTLYKSEATFLKYKKPFLIAIVAIVVVVAGFILYKNYISAPREAEASTELAKSQTLFNGQQYDQALAGFQKVQSDYSSTDAGNLANLYVALCYAHQAKPNWAKALENAEKFSTSDDEMISPASQMALGDIYANNNQNDKAVECFKKAAKMANSEAADNTNLSIAPLALRKAGVLLESEGKKAEALEIYKDIKKTYVNSPIYQDIDKYIERASN; the protein is encoded by the coding sequence ATGGTAAACAACAAAGAACAGGGTACATACGAAGATACCCTTTACAAATCAGAGGCTACGTTCTTGAAGTACAAGAAGCCTTTCCTTATCGCCATCGTTGCTATCGTAGTGGTTGTAGCTGGCTTTATCCTTTACAAAAACTACATTTCTGCTCCACGTGAGGCAGAGGCAAGTACTGAGTTGGCTAAGAGTCAGACACTCTTCAATGGTCAGCAGTATGACCAGGCTCTCGCTGGTTTCCAGAAGGTGCAGAGCGACTATAGCAGCACTGATGCTGGTAACCTCGCAAACCTTTATGTTGCACTTTGCTATGCACATCAGGCTAAGCCAAACTGGGCAAAGGCGTTGGAGAATGCAGAAAAGTTTAGTACAAGCGACGACGAGATGATTAGTCCAGCTTCTCAGATGGCACTTGGTGACATCTATGCTAACAACAACCAGAATGATAAGGCTGTTGAGTGCTTCAAGAAAGCTGCGAAGATGGCTAACTCTGAGGCTGCTGATAACACCAATCTCAGTATTGCTCCATTAGCATTGCGCAAGGCAGGTGTCCTCCTCGAGAGCGAAGGTAAGAAGGCTGAAGCACTTGAGATTTACAAGGATATCAAGAAGACTTACGTCAACTCTCCTATCTATCAGGATATTGACAAGTATATTGAGCGTGCTTCTAACTAA
- the ribH gene encoding 6,7-dimethyl-8-ribityllumazine synthase yields MATELHHLSDYDAQSVPDASNMCFGIVVAEWNPEITGALLDGAVKTLEKHGAIPENIHIKTVPGSFELIYGAQMMTKNDGFDAVIILGSVIRGETPHFDYICEGVTYGIAHLNASQNIPVIYGLLTTNDLQQAKDRSGGRLGNKGDECAIDAIKMAKF; encoded by the coding sequence ATGGCAACAGAACTTCATCATTTATCCGACTACGATGCACAGAGCGTACCAGATGCAAGTAACATGTGCTTTGGTATTGTTGTAGCTGAGTGGAATCCAGAGATTACTGGTGCCTTGCTTGATGGTGCTGTAAAGACACTCGAGAAGCATGGTGCTATTCCAGAGAATATTCATATTAAGACTGTTCCTGGTAGCTTTGAACTCATTTATGGTGCACAGATGATGACTAAGAATGACGGTTTCGATGCTGTTATCATTCTTGGAAGTGTTATCCGCGGTGAAACACCTCACTTTGACTATATCTGTGAGGGTGTGACATACGGAATAGCTCATCTTAACGCATCACAAAATATTCCTGTTATCTATGGTCTTCTGACAACAAACGACCTCCAGCAGGCTAAGGATCGTAGTGGTGGCAGACTTGGAAACAAGGGTGATGAGTGTGCGATTGATGCTATAAAGATGGCTAAGTTCTAA